From the genome of Streptomyces sp. NBC_01304:
TCCTCGCCCACAACAACTTCAACGAGCACGTCCCCGGCATCAACGACCTCAACAAGAAGATGCAGGAGGAGTACGGGCCCGGCGACTACCGGCCGAACATCCCCGTCGCCTACTGGAGCTTCCGCTGGATGATCGGCTTCGGGATGGCCTCGCTCGGCATCGGACTGCTCGGGCTGTGGCTGACCCGCAAGAAGTTCATGCTGCCCGAGTCGATGCGGGTGGGTGAGGACGAGGTGCCGAACCTGGTCCTCTTCAAGAACAAGGCGCTCAGCCCCAAGTTCACCAAGTGGTACTGGATCGTGGCCCTGTGGACCATGCTCTTCCCGCTGATCGCCAACTCCTGGGGCTGGCTCTTCACCGAGATGGGCCGCCAGCCGTGGACCGTGTTCGGGGTCTTCACGACGGCCCAGTCCGTGTCCCCCAGCGTCTCCCAGGGCGAGGTCATCACCTCGATGACGGTCTACACCCTGCTCTACGCGGCACTCGCCGTCATCGAGATCAAGCTGATGATCAAGTACGTCAAGGCCGGACCCCCCGAACTCACGGAGGCGGACCTCAACCCGCCCACCAAGATCGGCGGCGACGACCGTGACCCCGACCGGCCCATGGCCTTCTCGTACTGAAGGGAGCTGACCGAATATGGAACTCCACGACGTCTGGTTCGTGCTGATCGCCGTCCTGTGGATCGGCTACTTCTTCCTCGAAGGCTTCGACTTCGGGGTCGGCATCCTGACCAAGCTGCTCGCCCGCGACCGCCAGGAGCGGCGCGTGCTCATCAACACCATCGGTCCCGTCTGGGACGGCAACGAGGTCTGGCTGCTCACGGCGGGCGGCGCCACCTTCGCCGCCTTCCCCGAGTGGTACGCGACGTTGTTCTCCGGCTTCTATCTGCCGCTGCTGCTCATCCTGATCTGCCTGATCATCCGCGGCGTCGCCTTCGAGTACCGGCACAAGAGGGCCGAGGAGCGCTGGCAGACCAACTGGGAGCACGCGATCTTCTGGACCTCGCTGCTGCCGGCCGTCCTGTGGGGTGTGGCCTTCGCCAACATCGTGCGGGGCGTGAAGATCGACAAGAACATGGAGTACGTCGGCAACTTCTGGGACCTGCTCAACCCGTACGCCATCCTCGGCGGGCTCGTCACGCTGAGCCTGTTCACCTTCCACGGCGCTGTCTTCACCGCGCTCAAGACGGTGGGCGACATCCGGGTGCGGGCACGGCAGTTGGCGCTCGCCCTGGGGCTGCTCACGGCGTTCCTGGCCCTCGGCTTCCTGATCTGGACCCAGGTGGACAAGGGCGACGGCAAGAGCCTGGTCGCGATGATCGTCACGGTGCTCGCTCTGGTCGGTGCGATCGGGGCCATCAAGGTAGGGCGCGAGGGCTGGTCGTTCGCGCTCTCCGGGGTCACGATCGCGGCCGCGGTGGCCATGCTGTTCCTGACGCTCTTCCCGAACGTCATGCCGTCCTCGCTCAACCCGGACTGGAACCTCACGGTCACCAACGCCTCGTCGAGTGCGTACACGCTGAAGATCATGACCTGGTGCGCAGGCCTCGCCACTCCGGTGGTGCTGCTCTACCAGGCGTGGACGTACTGGGTGTTCCGCAAGCGGATCGGCACCCAGCACATCGCCGCCGATGCTCACTGAGTCCGTCACATCGCTGCTCATGCCCGCTGAGTCCGTCATATCGCTGCCGGTGCTCGCTGAATCCGTTTCCCGATTTCGGTAGGGGCTGTTTCACGTGAAACCGATCGACCCGCGCCTGCTCCGGTACGCCCGAGCCACTCGCTTCTTCCTGATCGCGGTGGTGGTCCTCGGGCTGGCCGGGGCGGGCCTGGTCGTCGCTCAGGCGATGCTCATCGCCGAGGTGGTGGTGGGGGGATTCCAACGAGGGCTCGATGCCTCTTCGTTGGTGACGCCCCTGCTGCTGCTCGCGGCCGTCTCGGCCGGGCGCGGTGTCGTCGCGTGGCTCACCGAGCTGGCGGCGCACCGGGCGAGTGCGGCGGTGAAGTCGGAGCTTCGGGGGCGGTTGCTCGAGCGCGCGGGGGCGCTCGGGCCCGGCTGGCTCAGTGGTCAACGGACCGGGTCGCTGGTCGCGCTGGCCACGAAGGGTGTCGATGCGCTCGACGACTACTTCGCGCGCTATCTCCCGCAGTTGGGGCTTGCGATCGTCGTGCCGGTCGCGGTGCTCGCACGGATCATCACCGAGGACTGGGTCTCGGCGGCGATCATCGCCGGGACGTTGCCGCTGATCCCCGTCTTCATGGTCCTGATCGGCTGGGCGACACAGGCCCGGATGGACCGTCAGTGGCAGCTGCTCTCCCGGCTGTCGGGGCACTTCCTCGATGTGGTGGCCGGGCTGCCGACGCTGAAGGTGTTCGGGCGGGCCAAGGCGCAGGCCGATTCGATCCGGAAGATCACCGGGGAGTACCGGCAGGCGACCATGCGGACGCTGCGGATCGCCTTCCTCTCGTCGTTCGCCCTCGAATTGCTGGCCACGTTGTCCGTGGCGCTGGTGGCGGTGACCATCGGGATGCGGCTCGTGCACGGCGAGTTGGATCTCTACGTCGGCCTGGTGATCCTCATCCTCGCGCCCGAGGCCTATCTGCCGGTGCGCCAGGTGGGGGCTCAGTACCACGCTGCCGCGGAGGGGCTTGCGGCCGCGGAGGAGATCTTCGAGGTCCTTGAGGCACCGGTGCCCGCGGGTGGGGAAGGCGCCGTGCCCGCCGGGGCCCTGAGCGTGGAGGGGGTGACGGTCCGGTATCCCGGGCGGGATGCGGCGGCCGTCTCGGATGTGTCGTTTCACGTGGAACAGGGTGAGATCGTCGCGCTCGTCGGGCCCAGCGGGGTGGGCAAGTCGACGCTGCTGAATGCGGTGCTGGGGTTTGTGCGGCCCTCTTCGGGGCGGGTTTGCCTCGGGGATGTGGATCTGGCGTCGGTTTCGTTGGAAGCCTGGCGCGAGCACGTTGCGTGGGTGCCGCAGCGTGCGCATCTGTTCGCCGGGTCGATCGCGGACAATGTGCGGCTGGCTCGGCCGGATGCGTCTGCCGAGGCGGTGCGGGATGCGCTGTGCGCGGCGGGGGCCTGGGAGTTCGTGTCGGCTCTGCCGGGTGGGGTCGAGGCCTTGCTCGGGGAGGACGGGGCGGGGCTTTCTGCGGGGCAGCGGCAGCGGATCGCGTTGGCCCGGGCCTTCTTGGCCGACCGGCCGGTGCTCTTGCTCGATGAGCCTACGGCTGCGTTGGACGGGGCTACCGAGGCTGAAATTGTGGATGCGGTGCGGCGGTTGGCGCGTGGGCGGACCGTGCTTCTCGTGGTGCATCGGCCGGCCTTGCTGGCTGTGGCTGATCGTGTGGTGCGGGTGGGTGGGGGTTCTTCTTCTGCCCCGGTCCCGCCCCTTCCCGAAACTGGGGCTGGCGCCCCAGACCCCGCTGTCGGCCTTCGGCCTCGTCCTCAAACGCCGGACGGGCTGGGGGGAAGGCGGGACGGGCTGGAGGGAACGTCAGACCGCCTGAAGGGAAGGCCGGAGGGGCTGGAGGGAACGTCAGATCGCCTGAAGAGCGCGCAGGGCGGGCTCAGTATGCGGATGCTGCTCGCCTTGTTCCTCGGGAGCCTTGCCCTCGGCAGTGCCGTCGGGCTCATGGCCACCTCGGGGTGGCTCATCTCGCGGGCCTCCGAGGAGCCGCCCGTGCTCTATCTGATGATGGCCGTCACCGCGACGCGGGCCTTCGGGCTCGGGCGGGCCGTGTTTCGGTACTGCGAGCGGCTTGTCAGTCATGACGCCGTGCTGCGGATGCTGGCCGATACGCGGGTCGCCGTCTATCGGCGGCTCGAGCGGCTTGCGCCCGCAGGGCTGCGGGAGGCGCGGCGGGGGGATCTGCTGGCCCGGCTCGTCGGCGATGTGGACGCCCTGCAGGACTACTGGCTGCGCTGGATGCTGCCCGCCGGGACGGCTGTCGTGGTCGGGGCCGGAGCGGTCGGGTTCACCGCCTGGCTGGTGCCCGAGGCGGGCGCCGTGCTTGCCGTGGGGCTCCTTGCGGCCGGGGCCGGGGTGCCGCTGCTGAGCGGGGCACTGGCGCGGCGGGCCGAGCGGCGCCTTGCGCCCGCCCGGGGCGTACTCGCCACCCGGGTGACCGATCTGCTCACCGGGACCGCCGAGTTGACGGTCGCCGGCGCGCTGAAGCGGCGTACGGAGCAGGTGAAGGAGGCGGACCGGGAGCTCACCGCGATTGCCTCGCGCAGCGCCACCGCCAGCGCGCTCGGGGCCGGGCTCACCGCCCTGGTCACCGGGCTCACCGTGGTGGCCGCCGCGCTCGTCGGGATCGGGGCCGTGCGGGACGGGCGGCTGAGCGGAGTCGCGCTCGCGGTCGTCGTGCTCACGCCGCTCGCCGCGTTCGAGGCGGTGGCGGGGCTGCCGCTGGCGGTGCAGTACCGGCAGCGGGTGCGCAAGAGCATGGAGAGGGTGTCCGAGGTGCTCGACGCACCGGAGCCGGTACGCGAGCCGGACTGGCCCGTGCCGGGACCCGCGAGCCCCTTCCCGCTCCAGGTGCGGGGCCTGGCCGCGCGCCACGCCGGGCAGGAGCGCGTGGCGCTCGCCGGTGTCGACCTCACGCTCACCGCGGGCAGGCGCGTCGCCGTCGTCGGCCCCAGCGGGTCCGGCAAGACCACGCTCGCCCAGGTGCTGCTCCGGTTCCTGGACGCGGAGGGCGGCAGCTATACGCTGGGCGGCGTCGACGCGACCCGGCTCGACGGGGACGACGTACGCCGCATGGTCGGGCTCTGTGCCCAGGACGCGTACCTTTTCGACAGCTCCGTACGGGAGAACCTGCGCCTTGCGAGGACCGGTGCCGGCGACGGTGAACTGCGCGCGGCGCTCGCCGCGGCCCGGCTGCTCGACTGGGTGGAGGAGCTGCCCGACGGCCTCGACACCCTCGTGGGCGAGCACGGGGCGCGGATCTCCGGCGGGCAGCGGCAGCGGCTCGCGCTGGCCCGTGCGCTGCTCGCCGACTTTCCCGTCCTCGTACTGGACGAACCCGCCGAGCACCTCGACCTGGCCACCGCGGACGCGCTGACCGCGGACCTGCTGGCCGCGACCGAAGGCCGGACGACGCTGCTGATCACGCACCGGATGGCCGGGCTCGAGTCCGTGGACGAGGTGATCGTGCTGGGCGCGGGGAAGGTCGTGCAGCGCGGGACGTACGCGGAGCTGGCCGCCCGGGAAGGGGCGCTGCGGGACATGGTCGAGCGGGAGCGGGAGGCGGACCTGGTGCTGGCCGCGACCCACTGACAAGGGGGCAGGAGCGGCGTACTGCCCGGTACCCGACTTTCCTCAGGAAATCGGACTAACTAGGCTCAAGGGCATGTCAGCCCCCGCAGTACCCGAGGACCCGCCCCCCTTCCCGGAGCGGGACGTGACCGGCTCGGCCGCCGCAGAGCAGGCGGCGCGGAGCCTGCAGGCACTGCCCGAGGAGCTGGCCGCGCGCCTTCCGCAGCTGCTCGAGGCCATGGTCTCGGTCGGCAGCGGGCTGCATCTGCACACCACCCTGGACCGCATCGCGGAGACCGCCGCCAGCCTCACGGGCGCCAAGTACGCCGCGATCGGCGTGATCAACGACAAGGGCGACGGGCTCTCCGACTTCGTCACGCACGGCATCTGTGAGCAGGAGCGGGAGCTCATCGGCGATCTGCCCGACGGGCGCAGCGGGCTGCTCGGCGCGCTCATCCGGGACCCGGTCACGCTGCGGCTCGACGATCTGACGGCCGATGCCCGGTCGGTGGGCTTTCCGCCGAACCATCCGCCGATGCGTACGTTCCTCGGTGTGCCGATCCGGGTCGGTGGCGAGGTCTTCGGGAACCTCTATCTCACCGAGAAGCAGGGCGGCGGCGGGTTCAGCGTCTACGACCTGCACATGGTGAAGGTCCTCGCGACCGAGGCCGGGATCCAGATCGGCAACGCCCGGCTGTACGAGGCGACCCGGCAGCGCGAGCGGTGGATCGACGGCTCGGTGGCCGTCACCACGGCGCTGCTCTCCGGCGCCGACGCGGACGACGCGCTCTCGGTCGTCGCCGAACAGGCACGGAAGCTGGCCGACTCGGCGGTGGGCATGGTGCTCCTTCCGGCCGAGGAGGGCGGACTGGAGATCGTGGCGATCGCCGCTGACGGGCCGCCGCGCTCGCTCGGCATGGTGATGCCGCCCGAGTCGCCGGCGGTGGATCAACTGCTTGCCGGGGAGCCCGTGTTCATCGAGGACTCGGCCACCGACCCCCGGCTGACGACCGCGCTCGCCCAGCAGTTCGGGCCGAGCATGCTGCTGCCCCTGCACAGCGGGGGCCGGGTGCTCGGCGCCCTTGCCACGCCGCGGTCGCGTGGCGCGCAGCCCTTCACGGAGGCCGAGAAGATCCTGGCCTCGCAGTTCGCGGCGCAGGCGGCGCTCGCCCTGATGATGGCCGACGCCCAGCGTGACCGGGAGCGGCTCGCGGTCTTCGAGGACCGCGACCGGATCGCCCGTGACCTGCACGACCTGGTCATTCAGCGGCTGTTCGCCACCGGGATGATGCTGGAGAGCGCCCAGCGCCGGTCGGTCGTGCCCGAGGTGCAGGTCGGCGTCGGCAAGGCGGTCGACGAGCTCGACGTCACCATCCAGGAGATCCGCACCGCCATCTTCGCGCTCCAGCAGGGACCGGCGGAGGCGCCTTCCGGGCTGCGTACGCGCGTACTGCGGGAGATCAACATGGCCGCCGTGCCGCTCGGCTTCAAGCCCGCGCACCGCTTCCTCGGCGCCGTCGACAGCGTGGTCGGCGAGCTCACCGGCAAGAACCTCATCGCGGCCCTGCGTGAGGCCCTGTCCAATGCCTTCCGGCACGCCCGGGCCTCGCAGATCGAGGTCGTGGTCGACGCGTCCGTCGAGCTGCCGGACGGCACACCGGGCGTACGCCTCACCGTTGCCGACGACGGTGTGGGCATCCCCGAAGGCGGCCGGCGCAGCGGGCTGAAGAACCTCAAGCGGCGGGCCGAGTCGCTGGGCGGGGACAGCTGGTACGGGCCCGGGATCGGGGACGACGAGGGCGGTACGACGGTGGTGTGGCAAGCCCCTCATTGAGCCCCCCTGTTCGGCCCAGCGTCCGTGCGCCGTACGGGGCAACGGGCACCCGGATGCCTGCCGCATGCGGGCGCCGCGGGAGGTGGCGGGTCACGATCCGTAGATGCGCCGCGCCCCCCGCCACACCCTGCTCACGCTCGTGCCGGTCCTGTGCGCGGTGCTCGCCGTCGGGGGGCTCGGCGCACCTCCGGTGGCCGCCTCCGACGGGCCCGGCACCAGCGCCAAGGTGGCTCGCCTTTACGAGGACGCCGCGGCGGCGACGCAACGGTACGAGGCCGGCCGCCGTGCCGCCGCCCGGCAGCACGCCCGCGCCCGGAAGCTGGAGCGGCT
Proteins encoded in this window:
- the cydB gene encoding cytochrome d ubiquinol oxidase subunit II codes for the protein MELHDVWFVLIAVLWIGYFFLEGFDFGVGILTKLLARDRQERRVLINTIGPVWDGNEVWLLTAGGATFAAFPEWYATLFSGFYLPLLLILICLIIRGVAFEYRHKRAEERWQTNWEHAIFWTSLLPAVLWGVAFANIVRGVKIDKNMEYVGNFWDLLNPYAILGGLVTLSLFTFHGAVFTALKTVGDIRVRARQLALALGLLTAFLALGFLIWTQVDKGDGKSLVAMIVTVLALVGAIGAIKVGREGWSFALSGVTIAAAVAMLFLTLFPNVMPSSLNPDWNLTVTNASSSAYTLKIMTWCAGLATPVVLLYQAWTYWVFRKRIGTQHIAADAH
- the cydD gene encoding thiol reductant ABC exporter subunit CydD, which translates into the protein MKPIDPRLLRYARATRFFLIAVVVLGLAGAGLVVAQAMLIAEVVVGGFQRGLDASSLVTPLLLLAAVSAGRGVVAWLTELAAHRASAAVKSELRGRLLERAGALGPGWLSGQRTGSLVALATKGVDALDDYFARYLPQLGLAIVVPVAVLARIITEDWVSAAIIAGTLPLIPVFMVLIGWATQARMDRQWQLLSRLSGHFLDVVAGLPTLKVFGRAKAQADSIRKITGEYRQATMRTLRIAFLSSFALELLATLSVALVAVTIGMRLVHGELDLYVGLVILILAPEAYLPVRQVGAQYHAAAEGLAAAEEIFEVLEAPVPAGGEGAVPAGALSVEGVTVRYPGRDAAAVSDVSFHVEQGEIVALVGPSGVGKSTLLNAVLGFVRPSSGRVCLGDVDLASVSLEAWREHVAWVPQRAHLFAGSIADNVRLARPDASAEAVRDALCAAGAWEFVSALPGGVEALLGEDGAGLSAGQRQRIALARAFLADRPVLLLDEPTAALDGATEAEIVDAVRRLARGRTVLLVVHRPALLAVADRVVRVGGGSSSAPVPPLPETGAGAPDPAVGLRPRPQTPDGLGGRRDGLEGTSDRLKGRPEGLEGTSDRLKSAQGGLSMRMLLALFLGSLALGSAVGLMATSGWLISRASEEPPVLYLMMAVTATRAFGLGRAVFRYCERLVSHDAVLRMLADTRVAVYRRLERLAPAGLREARRGDLLARLVGDVDALQDYWLRWMLPAGTAVVVGAGAVGFTAWLVPEAGAVLAVGLLAAGAGVPLLSGALARRAERRLAPARGVLATRVTDLLTGTAELTVAGALKRRTEQVKEADRELTAIASRSATASALGAGLTALVTGLTVVAAALVGIGAVRDGRLSGVALAVVVLTPLAAFEAVAGLPLAVQYRQRVRKSMERVSEVLDAPEPVREPDWPVPGPASPFPLQVRGLAARHAGQERVALAGVDLTLTAGRRVAVVGPSGSGKTTLAQVLLRFLDAEGGSYTLGGVDATRLDGDDVRRMVGLCAQDAYLFDSSVRENLRLARTGAGDGELRAALAAARLLDWVEELPDGLDTLVGEHGARISGGQRQRLALARALLADFPVLVLDEPAEHLDLATADALTADLLAATEGRTTLLITHRMAGLESVDEVIVLGAGKVVQRGTYAELAAREGALRDMVEREREADLVLAATH
- a CDS encoding GAF domain-containing sensor histidine kinase, coding for MSAPAVPEDPPPFPERDVTGSAAAEQAARSLQALPEELAARLPQLLEAMVSVGSGLHLHTTLDRIAETAASLTGAKYAAIGVINDKGDGLSDFVTHGICEQERELIGDLPDGRSGLLGALIRDPVTLRLDDLTADARSVGFPPNHPPMRTFLGVPIRVGGEVFGNLYLTEKQGGGGFSVYDLHMVKVLATEAGIQIGNARLYEATRQRERWIDGSVAVTTALLSGADADDALSVVAEQARKLADSAVGMVLLPAEEGGLEIVAIAADGPPRSLGMVMPPESPAVDQLLAGEPVFIEDSATDPRLTTALAQQFGPSMLLPLHSGGRVLGALATPRSRGAQPFTEAEKILASQFAAQAALALMMADAQRDRERLAVFEDRDRIARDLHDLVIQRLFATGMMLESAQRRSVVPEVQVGVGKAVDELDVTIQEIRTAIFALQQGPAEAPSGLRTRVLREINMAAVPLGFKPAHRFLGAVDSVVGELTGKNLIAALREALSNAFRHARASQIEVVVDASVELPDGTPGVRLTVADDGVGIPEGGRRSGLKNLKRRAESLGGDSWYGPGIGDDEGGTTVVWQAPH